In Halomarina salina, one DNA window encodes the following:
- a CDS encoding M28 family metallopeptidase, with product MDDDTDAALGRAWRDDYPWTFLTRLTELGDRMGGSPGERKAADLVSEAFEAVDADPQVEPFEMHRWTRGDAELAVRAERDGEPVERSFETIALPYSPAGDVTGPLVDVGYGTPDEIDDVGEELAGGIAVASTDTPPEKGRFVHRMEKFGHAAAAGAQAFVFANHVPGQLPPTGSLKFDAEAAMPGVGVSTETGDWLTEYADLGAEATVRVSATTDRAESRNVVGTLGPDTDEEVVVVAHFDAHDIAEGAQDNGCGITTVVSAARILATMDLDCRVRLVGVSCEETGLMGAEALADSLDLSTVKAVVNVDGAGRARNLRAYVHGHDGVHDLAERVVADAGQPLSVTEQPHPYSDHWPFVRAGVPALQLHSQPPDGAERGRGWGHTHADTRDKVDVRDVREHAILTALLVDELASADPLDRVDPGTLADQLREADAERGMRAADLWPDDWD from the coding sequence ATGGACGACGACACCGACGCCGCGCTCGGGCGCGCGTGGCGCGACGACTACCCGTGGACGTTCCTCACCCGACTCACCGAACTCGGCGACCGGATGGGCGGCTCCCCCGGCGAGCGGAAGGCCGCCGACCTCGTCTCGGAGGCGTTCGAGGCGGTCGACGCCGACCCCCAGGTCGAACCGTTCGAGATGCACCGCTGGACGCGCGGCGACGCGGAACTCGCGGTTCGCGCCGAGCGCGACGGCGAACCGGTCGAGCGCTCGTTCGAGACCATCGCGCTGCCGTACTCCCCGGCGGGCGACGTCACCGGGCCGCTCGTCGACGTGGGCTACGGCACGCCCGACGAGATAGACGACGTCGGCGAGGAACTGGCCGGGGGTATCGCCGTCGCCAGCACCGACACGCCGCCCGAGAAGGGCCGGTTCGTCCACCGGATGGAGAAGTTCGGCCACGCGGCCGCCGCGGGCGCGCAGGCGTTCGTCTTCGCCAACCACGTCCCCGGCCAGCTCCCGCCGACCGGCTCGCTGAAGTTCGACGCCGAGGCGGCGATGCCCGGCGTCGGCGTCTCGACGGAGACGGGCGACTGGCTCACCGAGTACGCCGACCTGGGTGCGGAGGCGACCGTCCGGGTGAGCGCGACGACCGACCGCGCCGAGAGCCGGAACGTCGTCGGGACGCTCGGCCCCGACACGGACGAGGAGGTGGTCGTCGTCGCGCACTTCGACGCGCACGACATCGCAGAGGGGGCGCAGGACAACGGCTGTGGTATCACGACGGTCGTCAGCGCCGCACGTATCCTCGCCACGATGGACCTCGACTGCCGCGTCCGGCTGGTGGGCGTCAGTTGCGAGGAGACCGGGCTGATGGGTGCGGAGGCGCTGGCCGACTCGCTGGACCTGTCGACGGTGAAGGCCGTGGTCAACGTCGACGGCGCAGGTCGTGCGCGGAACCTCCGGGCGTACGTCCACGGCCACGACGGCGTCCACGACCTCGCCGAGCGGGTCGTCGCGGACGCCGGACAGCCGCTCTCGGTCACCGAGCAGCCCCACCCGTACAGCGACCACTGGCCGTTCGTCCGGGCGGGCGTCCCGGCGCTCCAGTTGCACAGCCAGCCACCGGACGGTGCGGAGCGAGGCCGCGGCTGGGGGCACACCCACGCCGACACGCGCGACAAGGTCGACGTCCGCGACGTCCGCGAACACGCCATCCTGACGGCACTGCTCGTCGACGAACTGGCCTCGGCCGACCCGCTGGACCGGGTGGACCCGGGGACGCTCGCCGACCAGTTGCGCGAGGCCGACGCGGAGCGCGGGATGCGCGCGGCCGACCTCTGGCCCGACGACTGGGACTAG
- the pepF gene encoding oligoendopeptidase F yields the protein MSSVPDRGEVDEEYKWNLADLYDDDEAWEAAYEDAEEEVEALAAYEGEFTEDAATLLAALEQYERTMRLVSNVYSYASMRSDEDTRDQEYQAFQARAQSLYASASSASSFMEPELQDVSRETLDEFVEEEPELAEYDHYFDDVLRMKPHTRSTEVENLLAELSEVTGAAGEVYTMLSNADMEFPSVEGPDGDEVEVTQSNFTKHLKHPDREFRQRVHESFYEEWESVRNAVGASFKNSVKADTKLAEARNYDTAREAALDGPNVPVEVYDTLVETVNDNLDVLHDHADLKREALGVDELQMWDLYAPIADGESPNVSYEEAKEYIVDAVEPLGEEYQSRLAEGLDSRWVDVYENTGKRSGAYSGGTYDSQPFILMNYQDDIASMFTLAHELGHSLHSDRTSDEQPFVYSNYEIFVAEVASTVNETLLTHHLLETVEDEQFRRHVLDEYLERFRSTLFRQTMFAEFEQRAHEKSEAGEALTPDVLDDIYGDLKRTYYEPAEVDDAIAREWMRIPHFYRAYYVYQYATGISAAVAIVDRIRDEGDVAAEEYRRFLDSGAREYPLELLRIAGVDMASPDPVESAIATYGEFVEEMRELVVD from the coding sequence ATGAGTTCGGTTCCCGACCGTGGGGAAGTCGACGAGGAGTACAAGTGGAACCTCGCGGACCTCTACGACGACGACGAGGCGTGGGAGGCGGCCTACGAGGACGCCGAGGAGGAGGTCGAGGCGCTCGCCGCCTACGAGGGCGAGTTCACCGAGGACGCCGCGACGCTGCTCGCGGCGCTCGAACAGTACGAGCGCACGATGCGACTCGTCTCGAACGTCTACTCGTACGCCAGCATGCGGAGCGACGAGGACACGCGCGACCAGGAGTACCAGGCGTTCCAGGCCCGCGCACAGTCGCTGTACGCCAGCGCGTCCTCGGCGTCGAGCTTCATGGAGCCGGAGCTGCAGGACGTCTCGCGGGAGACGCTCGACGAGTTCGTCGAGGAGGAACCCGAACTGGCGGAGTACGACCACTACTTCGACGACGTGCTGCGGATGAAGCCGCACACGCGCTCCACCGAGGTGGAGAACCTGCTCGCCGAACTGAGCGAGGTGACCGGCGCGGCCGGCGAGGTGTACACGATGCTGTCGAACGCCGACATGGAGTTCCCGAGCGTCGAGGGGCCGGACGGCGACGAGGTGGAGGTGACGCAGTCGAACTTCACGAAGCACCTCAAGCACCCGGACCGCGAGTTCCGCCAGCGCGTCCACGAGTCGTTCTACGAGGAGTGGGAGTCGGTGCGGAACGCCGTGGGCGCGTCGTTCAAGAACAGCGTGAAGGCCGACACGAAGCTCGCCGAGGCGCGCAACTACGACACCGCCCGCGAGGCGGCCCTCGACGGGCCGAACGTCCCCGTCGAGGTGTACGACACGCTCGTCGAGACGGTCAACGACAACCTCGACGTCCTCCACGACCACGCCGACCTGAAACGCGAGGCGCTCGGGGTCGACGAACTGCAGATGTGGGACCTCTACGCGCCCATCGCCGACGGCGAGAGCCCCAACGTGAGCTACGAGGAGGCCAAGGAGTACATCGTCGACGCCGTCGAGCCACTGGGCGAGGAGTACCAGTCCCGACTCGCGGAGGGCCTCGACTCGCGCTGGGTCGACGTCTACGAGAACACCGGGAAGCGCTCGGGGGCGTACTCGGGTGGCACGTACGACAGCCAGCCGTTCATCCTGATGAACTACCAGGACGACATCGCCTCGATGTTCACGCTGGCCCACGAACTCGGCCACTCGCTGCACTCCGACCGCACCAGCGACGAACAGCCGTTCGTCTACTCGAACTACGAGATATTCGTCGCCGAGGTGGCCAGCACCGTCAACGAGACGCTGCTCACCCACCACCTGCTGGAGACGGTCGAGGACGAGCAGTTCCGCCGCCACGTCCTCGACGAGTACCTCGAACGGTTCCGCTCGACGCTGTTCCGCCAGACGATGTTCGCGGAGTTCGAACAGCGCGCCCACGAGAAGAGCGAGGCGGGCGAGGCGCTCACCCCGGACGTGCTCGACGACATCTACGGCGACCTGAAGCGGACCTACTACGAACCGGCCGAGGTGGACGACGCCATCGCGCGCGAGTGGATGCGCATCCCGCACTTCTACCGCGCGTACTACGTCTACCAGTACGCGACGGGCATCTCGGCGGCCGTCGCCATCGTCGACCGCATCCGGGACGAGGGCGACGTGGCCGCCGAGGAGTACCGTCGCTTCCTCGACTCCGGCGCGCGGGAGTACCCCCTCGAACTGCTCCGCATCGCGGGCGTCGACATGGCGTCGCCCGACCCCGTCGAGTCGGCCATCGCCACGTACGGCGAGTTCGTCGAGGAGATGCGAGAACTCGTCGTCGACTGA
- the pan2 gene encoding proteasome-activating nucleotidase Pan2 — protein sequence MSRSPSLPDRPTLELDPEMSPSERLEALREHFARLVEVNDKLSDQIDAAEEKQQSLSNDVDSLQRQNETLKSAARYIATVEEVNDEEVVLKQHGNNQEVLTEAVPRILDEVEAGDRVAINDSFAIQSVLSTETDARAQAMEVDASPGVTYEDIGGLEHQIREVREAVEQPLLDPDQFTEVGIEPPAGVLLHGPPGTGKTMLAKAVANETDATFIKMAGSELVQKFIGEGARLVRDLFELAGEREPAIIFIDEIDAIASKRTDSKTSGDAEVQRTMMQLLSEMDGFDDRGEIRVIAATNRFDMLDRAILRPGRFDRLIEVPEPELEGRKRILEIHTGEMPIDDAVDLEAVADMTEGFSGAELASLSTEAGMFAIRDGRTTVEMQDFEDAYGKVSHEDDTSGTPVAFQ from the coding sequence ATGTCACGCAGCCCCTCGTTGCCGGATCGGCCCACCCTCGAACTCGATCCGGAGATGTCGCCGTCGGAGCGGCTGGAAGCGCTGCGCGAACACTTCGCCCGCCTCGTCGAGGTCAACGACAAGCTCAGCGACCAGATCGACGCCGCCGAGGAGAAGCAGCAGTCGCTCAGCAACGATGTCGACAGCCTCCAGCGACAGAACGAGACGCTGAAGAGCGCCGCCCGCTACATCGCGACGGTCGAGGAGGTCAACGACGAGGAGGTCGTCCTGAAACAGCACGGCAACAACCAGGAGGTCCTCACCGAGGCCGTCCCCCGCATCCTCGACGAGGTGGAGGCCGGCGACCGCGTCGCCATCAACGACTCCTTCGCCATCCAGTCGGTCCTGAGTACGGAGACCGACGCCCGCGCACAGGCGATGGAGGTCGACGCCAGCCCCGGGGTCACCTACGAGGACATCGGCGGCCTCGAACACCAGATTCGCGAGGTCCGGGAGGCCGTCGAACAGCCGCTCCTCGACCCCGACCAGTTCACCGAGGTCGGTATCGAACCGCCAGCGGGCGTCCTCCTCCACGGCCCGCCCGGCACGGGGAAGACGATGCTCGCGAAGGCCGTCGCCAACGAGACCGACGCGACGTTCATCAAGATGGCCGGCTCCGAACTCGTCCAGAAGTTCATCGGCGAGGGCGCGCGCCTCGTCCGCGACCTGTTCGAACTCGCCGGGGAGCGCGAACCCGCCATCATCTTCATCGACGAGATCGACGCCATCGCCTCGAAGCGCACCGACTCGAAGACATCGGGCGACGCCGAGGTCCAGCGGACGATGATGCAGCTGCTCTCGGAGATGGACGGCTTCGACGACCGCGGTGAGATTCGCGTCATCGCGGCGACGAACCGCTTCGACATGCTCGACCGCGCCATCCTCCGCCCCGGCCGGTTCGACCGCCTCATCGAGGTGCCCGAACCCGAACTGGAGGGTCGCAAGCGCATCCTCGAGATTCACACCGGCGAGATGCCCATCGACGACGCGGTCGACCTCGAAGCGGTCGCCGACATGACCGAGGGGTTCAGCGGCGCGGAACTCGCCAGTCTCTCGACGGAGGCCGGGATGTTCGCCATCCGCGACGGCCGCACGACCGTCGAGATGCAGGACTTCGAGGACGCCTACGGGAAGGTGAGCCACGAGGACGACACCAGCGGGACGCCCGTCGCCTTCCAATAG
- a CDS encoding pyruvoyl-dependent arginine decarboxylase, whose protein sequence is MGTIRVVWGTASAPTAMSSYDAALADAGIENYNLVSVSSVIPSDAHVERVGTAPDLGPVGERLTVVEGRSTVEDGPAAAGLAWATTEDGTGLFYESSGRAGESVREEVRAGLRAGMDLRDWAFVDEGCEVVTADSGDGFTTAVVLAVYGRSSPLL, encoded by the coding sequence ATGGGAACGATTCGGGTCGTCTGGGGCACCGCCAGCGCACCCACGGCGATGTCGTCGTACGACGCGGCGCTTGCGGACGCGGGCATCGAGAACTACAACCTCGTCTCGGTGTCGTCGGTCATCCCGAGCGACGCGCACGTCGAACGCGTGGGGACCGCCCCGGACCTCGGGCCGGTCGGCGAGCGACTGACCGTCGTCGAGGGGCGTTCGACGGTCGAGGACGGTCCCGCCGCGGCCGGACTGGCCTGGGCGACGACCGAGGACGGCACCGGCCTGTTCTACGAGTCGTCCGGTCGAGCGGGCGAGAGCGTCCGCGAGGAGGTTCGGGCGGGCCTCCGGGCCGGGATGGACCTGCGTGACTGGGCGTTCGTCGACGAGGGCTGTGAGGTGGTGACCGCCGACTCGGGCGACGGGTTCACGACGGCCGTCGTCCTCGCGGTGTACGGCCGCAGTTCGCCGTTGCTCTGA
- a CDS encoding DUF5811 family protein yields MYGNAPYAGYEGEPPSPEAVDRLRRETEGVAALTRDLLPDEFVVGSDLRQGMEGPQGTVAVRPPVGDLVRTGVSADTTDEERTGLAHELAAGAAMQVKQAVNDISPTAG; encoded by the coding sequence ATGTACGGCAACGCACCGTACGCGGGGTACGAGGGAGAACCGCCGTCGCCCGAGGCGGTCGACCGACTGCGCCGCGAGACCGAAGGAGTGGCCGCCCTGACCCGTGACCTCCTCCCCGACGAGTTCGTCGTCGGGTCGGACCTCCGGCAGGGGATGGAGGGGCCACAGGGGACCGTCGCCGTTCGACCGCCCGTGGGGGACCTGGTACGGACTGGCGTGAGCGCCGACACGACCGACGAAGAGCGCACCGGACTCGCACACGAACTCGCCGCCGGGGCTGCGATGCAGGTGAAACAGGCGGTCAACGACATCTCGCCGACGGCCGGCTGA
- a CDS encoding AEC family transporter: MSLASIFVSAIAPVVAIAAVGFLLGRTQGLDVDPLNTVVVYFFAPALVFHSLLTTDIEGGTLVSLGVGIVAFFAVMVVLVEAVVRLAGVEEPLLSAAVLTSVYPNCGNYGIPLSAFAFGAVGRSTAVLYLAAQSVIVYTHGVYIAARSGGDVGATAIRQVFTIPLVYAVVVAIAIRFAGVAPPEDGTLMTTLELVGNAAIPLMLVMLGSELVGTDVRSSLGVVSLSTGLKLLVAPVVGLGVALGLNSVGFGLDGTVGAVFVLECATPAAVTPLILLVEFGETDATLASEFASSVVLVSTLCSVVTVTALVSLLQNGLLL, translated from the coding sequence GTGTCACTGGCGTCGATATTCGTCTCTGCCATCGCTCCGGTCGTCGCCATCGCCGCCGTCGGCTTCCTGCTGGGCCGGACGCAGGGACTCGACGTCGACCCGCTGAACACCGTCGTCGTCTACTTCTTCGCCCCGGCGCTCGTCTTCCACAGCCTGCTGACGACCGACATCGAAGGCGGGACGCTCGTCTCGCTCGGCGTCGGCATCGTCGCCTTCTTCGCCGTGATGGTCGTCCTCGTCGAGGCCGTCGTCCGCCTGGCTGGCGTCGAGGAACCGCTGTTGAGCGCGGCGGTGCTGACGAGCGTCTACCCGAACTGCGGCAACTACGGCATCCCGCTGTCGGCGTTTGCATTCGGTGCCGTCGGCCGTTCGACCGCCGTGCTCTACCTCGCCGCCCAGAGCGTCATCGTCTACACGCACGGCGTCTACATCGCCGCCCGGAGCGGCGGCGACGTCGGGGCGACGGCCATCCGGCAGGTGTTCACCATCCCGCTCGTCTACGCGGTGGTCGTCGCCATCGCGATTCGCTTCGCGGGGGTCGCCCCGCCCGAGGACGGGACGCTGATGACGACGCTGGAACTCGTCGGCAACGCCGCCATCCCGCTGATGCTCGTGATGCTCGGCAGCGAACTCGTCGGGACGGACGTCCGCTCGTCGCTCGGGGTCGTCTCGCTGTCGACGGGGTTGAAACTGCTCGTCGCACCCGTCGTCGGGCTCGGCGTCGCCCTCGGCCTCAACAGCGTCGGGTTCGGCCTCGACGGGACGGTCGGCGCGGTGTTCGTCCTCGAATGTGCGACGCCCGCGGCGGTGACGCCGCTCATCCTGCTCGTCGAGTTCGGCGAGACCGACGCGACGCTCGCCTCGGAGTTCGCCAGTTCGGTCGTGCTCGTCTCGACGCTCTGTAGCGTGGTGACCGTGACGGCGCTGGTCTCGCTGCTCCAGAACGGGCTGTTGCTCTGA